The DNA sequence AGCGCTGCgagagggagggggggggggggggggggggggggacacAACAAATTTAGTGGGATTTCGTCTTAGTCTTTCGGTGTACAGCCACGCTACTTTCCTTTGAGTCGCTCCGTCCGCTTTGATCTCGTACAGTGACCCGATATTTTCCCCCGTCCTCAGGTTTGACGCTACGAAGGGTGAGACAGCTCATGCGAGTTGCATCAACCTCAGCCTTTGCCACCAAGTCGGGTTCGAAAGGTTTTCCGTCGTGGGTCCAATCAAATTGAAGTTTTCCTTGTCCGACTGCCTGGCACTCCAAACGAATTTCGCTGCCTTCTTCAATCTCAAGCGATTTTGGTGACCTGATTATGCGGGGTCCTTGAGCAGCTTCAAacgcagagaaaaaaagacaatttaTTTCTACAAACAAATTCTTTCGTTCCCCTTCTTCCTTACCTTTCACTTCCAACTCAACTTTTTTTGAAGGCGGAGAGTTACCTTTGTGATTCATGACAATGCAGTAATAACTTCCCGCATCTTCATTTTTCACGGGATTCAGAACGAGATCTTGTCCTCGAccgcgatttttttcggtACCATTGGCAATTTGATACCATTCGTACACGAGGGTGGGAGAGCCTGTAGCTTTGCAGGAAAACCTCACCTGTGTGCCTTCAAGCACCGTTTGAATTTTGGGGCGTGGATGTTCAACAATTTCAGGCAACTGAAGTCGTTTGTCTTTGACGTCTTTTAGCGACATAGACCCACTGACGCTGAcgctgtcgccgccgccgctgccgccggcGCCGCGACTGCTATTGCCACTGTCCCAAGCCAAGCTTTCTAGACGACCTACAAAAGAAACCATGGTCTTTCTTAGGGATTTTAGCCAGGCGACGTACCCGAAACACGAATTCCTACgacacacacaaaaaaagaggaaCAAGTGAATTCTACAGAAAATAATTCATATTCTATTACCTGGAATAGCGTGAGCGAAAGtttgctcgtcgttttcgtcgagtgGATGCGGTTGCGCTATCGCcgacttgacgacgacgacgttgaacgAGCCTGACGCTGCctctccgccgccgttcaAAACAACGCAACGATACTCGCCCGAGTCTCTTTCCTGACATCGTTCAATTGTGAGCGTAGATCGCGTGCGACCCACAAGCGGCTGAAACGTGACGCGACCACCGTGACGTATAACGCGTTCCCACTGATAGCTATAGGACGGGTTCTCGCCGCGAGCGTTGCATGTGAGAGTCAGGGGTTTGCCCAGGGTTACCTGGAGTCGTTTGCTCTCTGATTCCACTTTGGGAGGAACTGCGGAAAAATATGATTGGCCCAAAACGAAGCCTTTAGATTTAATTACCCAATTTAGCGACGGTTGctgattttgacgtcagtacGCCATACTGTTCCGTCACGACGTCGCACGTGTACTCGCCCAAGTCGGATTCACTTGGTCGTGCAATGGAAAGATGTTGCAACGTCTGCCCTCTCACTGGATTGTTGTCTCGTCGCCATTGGTAACCACTGACGACGTACGGAAAGCGCTCTttaaaagaacaaaaaagcgTGAACGGCTTCGAGAAATCAATGACGCTTTTGATTGGCTCAATAGTAGAATAAGCTaaagaatcaataaaaaaaagagaaaataagaGTGTGAACATTCTTACGCCAAATCAGTGCTGGTTTGCTATGAAGTACTTGTTCACCACGGGCGAGAAGTCTGCACGAGTATTCCCCATAGTCGTGCTCATCAACAATCAAATTGAGCTCAGATGCAAGCTCATTTCGAAGAAGTTCCTTCTCTTTGTACCACTGATATGTCACATGGCGATCTGATTCTTCGGAAAGGCAAGATAGGCAAACTGACTCGTCAATGTCCGCCGATTGAGATCGAGGATGCTGACGAATACGAAACGTAATATCTATAGAATCAGACGCTTCACTATTATCAGTCTTGggatttcgtttttttttaccGGTGACAATCACTTCGGTGTACTCCGTTTTAATTGGAACAGACGTGTTATTGGTGATTACGCAGTGGTATCTTCCGGTGTGTTGAGAACTGACGTTGTGGCGAACCAGCGTTTCTTTGGCATCTTCTTGACCGCAGGAGATGCCGTCTTTGTACCACTGATACGAAGGCCGAGGATGACCAGTTGCCTTGCATTCCAATATCAatgcttctccttcttttagTTTGACAAACGGATCAGGTGACAGCGTGATTTGAGGATGAGCTGATCAATAAATTGCCATTTATTATTGTAACTTCGATTTTATTCTTACCTATTACTTTGACAGTAGCAATAGTCGATAGATCTGATCCAAATCGATTCGTCACCTGGCACAAGTATTTTCCCGTATTGCCACCTTTTCCAGGCCTGACATTTCTCAGCTGAAGAAAGCGACCGGATTCAGCCTCCAACTCCTTCGATCCTTTGAACCACTGGTATGTAATAGGCTCACTTCCACTTGCCCTGCAAACGAGCTGATAATCATCTCCAAGCCCAAGTTCAACCGATTGAGGATGAATTTCAATCTTAGGAGGatctagagagaaagacaaagccctcttaattaattaattaaaaaggtGGCCTATCCATTTAGCTACCTTCAGcagtctcctcctcctcgtcttcatcatctACAGTTCCCCATGTTAGATACATAATCGTGTCCCCACCCCCTCACCGTTTTCAATGATTTGCACTGTAGCGTAGTGCGAAAAAACGTGCCCCTCTTCGTTCTTCGCTCGACAGCAATAGGATCCGGCGTGATCGCGCGTCGCCGACTTGATTTCCAAGCGACTCCACATTTGACCTTGAACGGGGCGcggcgcgccgccgccgccgccgccgccaagaCTCGCGACAAACCACTGGTATTGCGGACGTGGAAAgccgtcggcgacgcagTCTAAGCGAAGCGTTTCGTCCGCTTTGAACGGACGCGACGTGGGATGCGTCACGATGCGAGGTTTCGCTACGAAAAGTAGATTCGAGCGGGTTTTTTTGTGTGCTCTCTCGATGGAGAAAAGGCCTGGGGCTCCTTACTTTTTGGTACGAACATGAAAAGGCCTTCTTTGTGCGATATGGcttcgagagcgacgataAGATCTTGGAGCgtcttgtttttgttttgtaggtCTCTTAGGAGAGCGATGCCTGGACTTCTCGGCCTGTTGTCGCCTCTTTCGATTCGAAATTGTGCTTCGGCGAACTTTCGGAGCTGGGGTTTGCCGTCCGGACCTCCGTACGGTTCGCCGGGGAAGTTCTTTGCTAGCGAGATCCATTTCTCATCTGCATCGAGTTGCTGGCCGAGGGTAGCGAGCTTTTCAGAGGGTAAATCTGCGAGATACGTATTTCTGATGCCGTTCGACATCTTTGAGTCTCCCCGGGACTTCCCCAAAAGTCATCCTACCTACGGGGCATACCGAGCTACGTAcatatatagaaaaaaatcaataattattcCGTCGTCGGCTCTGCCAACTTCGTAGTGTCCACTTGAATTTCGCTTTCGTACACCCATCTTCGATTGCAGCGGCACTCGATGCCGCACTTACCCGATCCGCAGCGCGAACAGGGTAAATGACAGCCATCGCACTCGAGCACTTGACAGTCGCACAGATCTTTGCCGTCGATGAGCAGACGACCGCTCGAATCGAACACAGGAACGCGTCGACCGTAGTGAATTCTAGAAAAAAGCTAACGATGTCATAAGGAGTCGATAGAGTGCCCTAGCAACCTGTTACATTTCTCTGCTTTCCggtttctttatttttctcgCTTCCCTCTCTCGCACGAGAGGCGTAATGGCGAAGCGATGCTCGACGATGTCGACAGATCCGATAGATCTTCTATCGCTGCTTCGTACGGCTCGCTTTCCTGTTTCTTCAATCTTCTCGGTCACAACAAAACGCAAACAAACGCGTACCTGGACTTACTACAGCCCCTTCGGACGACGCTCGCTTTGAACGCCTACAGCtggtcgtcgacgagctcgttTCGGGAGTCTCCGACAACGAACAACGTCGTCCTCGATCGTTTTCATTGCGCGAAGGGAGAAACGCCATTCAGAGATCCCGTATCGGCGCTAGGAAATTCTTTATACGTACTGTACTACTGTACTCAGTAGACTACGCTGATGATAATAAATATGTGTGTGGCCCCGTACAGTAGGCAACTAGCAGTAGTCGAGACtcatcatttatttatttccgAGAACTAATAAGGAAAAAACGGCAAAGGCACGCACGTCAATCCCCTAGTCTCTACTTCAACGGTATAAATCGAGACGAGTGCGTGGCACCGATACCGGGACGACCGTGCTTCACAGGCTTGTACGTCATCGAGAACTCGCCCAAATAGTGGCCAATCATATCGGGCTTGATTTCGACTTGATTGAACGTTTTACCGTTATATATGCCCACGACGCTGCCGACCATCTCGGGAACGATGACCATGTTGCGCA is a window from the Oscarella lobularis chromosome 10, ooOscLobu1.1, whole genome shotgun sequence genome containing:
- the LOC136191749 gene encoding hemicentin-1-like codes for the protein MSNGIRNTYLADLPSEKLATLGQQLDADEKWISLAKNFPGEPYGGPDGKPQLRKFAEAQFRIERGDNRPRSPGIALLRDLQNKNKTLQDLIVALEAISHKEGLFMFVPKTKPRIVTHPTSRPFKADETLRLDCVADGFPRPQYQWFVASLGGGGGGGAPRPVQGQMWSRLEIKSATRDHAGSYCCRAKNEEGHVFSHYATVQIIENDDEDEEEETAEDPPKIEIHPQSVELGLGDDYQLVCRASGSEPITYQWFKGSKELEAESGRFLQLRNVRPGKGGNTGKYLCQVTNRFGSDLSTIATVKVIAHPQITLSPDPFVKLKEGEALILECKATGHPRPSYQWYKDGISCGQEDAKETLVRHNVSSQHTGRYHCVITNNTSVPIKTEYTEVIVTDITFRIRQHPRSQSADIDESVCLSCLSEESDRHVTYQWYKEKELLRNELASELNLIVDEHDYGEYSCRLLARGEQVLHSKPALIWPYSTIEPIKSVIDFSKPFTLFCSFKERFPYVVSGYQWRRDNNPVRGQTLQHLSIARPSESDLGEYTCDVVTEQYGVLTSKSATVAKLVPPKVESESKRLQVTLGKPLTLTCNARGENPSYSYQWERVIRHGGRVTFQPLVGRTRSTLTIERCQERDSGEYRCVVLNGGGEAASGSFNVVVVKSAIAQPHPLDENDEQTFAHAIPGIRVSGRLESLAWDSGNSSRGAGGSGGGDSVSVSGSMSLKDVKDKRLQLPEIVEHPRPKIQTVLEGTQVRFSCKATGSPTLVYEWYQIANGTEKNRGRGQDLVLNPVKNEDAGSYYCIVMNHKGNSPPSKKVELEVKAAQGPRIIRSPKSLEIEEGSEIRLECQAVGQGKLQFDWTHDGKPFEPDLVAKAEVDATRMSCLTLRSVKPEDGGKYRVTVRDQSGRSDSKESSVAVHRKTKTKSH